A window of Formosa sp. Hel1_31_208 contains these coding sequences:
- a CDS encoding methyltransferase domain-containing protein, which translates to MLKKFKYYIKKKFRKTPSGQNAQIAKSKYCPVCDEQVIISPFLYEYYFGKFFEHGFVYSPFLFETLNLKYYKCDNCGASDRERLIALFIKKHIGNKDNSLKLLDLAPAKSLSKFISRLKNINYRTADLFMDNVDDIVDIKDMHIYDNNSFDMFICSHVLEHIDDDLKAMSELHRILKKNGVGILLVPILLSIEKSVENEEYLESEHLRWKYFGQDDHVRMYSKFDFTQRLKESGFHVEQLGVDYFSKTVFENSGIDMKSVLYVVRPE; encoded by the coding sequence ATGCTAAAGAAGTTTAAATATTATATTAAAAAGAAGTTTAGAAAAACACCTAGTGGTCAAAATGCACAGATTGCTAAATCTAAATATTGTCCTGTATGCGATGAACAGGTAATTATAAGTCCTTTTCTTTATGAGTATTACTTTGGTAAGTTCTTTGAGCATGGATTTGTTTATTCACCTTTTTTGTTCGAAACTTTAAATTTAAAATATTATAAATGTGATAATTGTGGAGCATCAGACAGGGAGAGATTAATTGCTCTTTTTATTAAAAAACATATAGGAAATAAAGATAATTCATTAAAATTATTGGATTTGGCACCCGCTAAGTCTTTGTCTAAGTTTATATCTAGGCTGAAAAATATAAACTATCGAACTGCTGACTTATTTATGGATAATGTCGATGATATTGTAGATATAAAAGATATGCATATTTATGATAATAATAGTTTCGATATGTTCATCTGTTCACATGTTTTAGAGCATATTGATGATGATCTAAAAGCTATGTCAGAATTACATCGTATTTTGAAAAAAAATGGTGTTGGCATATTATTAGTGCCGATACTATTAAGCATAGAAAAGTCTGTTGAAAATGAAGAATATTTAGAATCTGAACACTTAAGGTGGAAGTATTTTGGACAAGATGATCATGTAAGAATGTACAGTAAATTTGATTTTACGCAGAGATTAAAAGAATCAGGATTTCATGTTGAACAATTAGGTGTAGATTATTTTTCTAAGACAGTTTTCGAAAATTCAGGTATTGATATGAAATCGGTTTTATATGTAGTAAGACCAGAATAA
- a CDS encoding NeuD/PglB/VioB family sugar acetyltransferase: MLVVGARGFANEILEVLHQMNQTDGLVFYDDINMISSGKIHDKFPVLNSFEEASAHFLREDKRFILGLGNPKLRKQMYDAFTALGGVVTSTVSTNTSIGHYGIAIGEGSNIFDRAVLSSHVSLGICTIVYYGVILTHDTQIGNFVDISPGAILLGRSSVGDYTQIGSHATILPDISIGKNVVVAAGAVVTKNVPDNCMVAGVPAEIKKTLKPLPF; encoded by the coding sequence ATGTTAGTTGTTGGAGCTAGAGGTTTTGCGAATGAAATTTTAGAAGTATTACATCAAATGAATCAAACTGATGGTTTGGTTTTTTATGATGATATAAATATGATTTCTTCAGGTAAAATACATGATAAATTCCCTGTTTTAAATTCTTTTGAAGAAGCCAGTGCGCATTTCTTAAGGGAAGATAAGCGCTTTATTTTAGGTTTGGGTAATCCAAAACTGCGAAAACAAATGTACGATGCTTTTACCGCATTGGGTGGCGTGGTAACAAGCACAGTGAGTACAAATACATCTATTGGGCACTATGGTATTGCTATTGGAGAGGGATCAAATATCTTTGATCGAGCCGTACTATCGTCTCATGTAAGTCTTGGGATTTGCACTATTGTATACTATGGTGTCATTCTTACCCATGATACTCAAATTGGTAATTTTGTGGATATTTCTCCAGGTGCCATTTTACTTGGTAGAAGTAGCGTTGGGGATTATACACAAATTGGAAGTCATGCAACAATTTTACCAGATATTTCCATTGGAAAAAATGTGGTAGTTGCGGCAGGTGCTGTCGTGACCAAAAACGTACCAGATAATTGTATGGTGGCGGGAGTTCCGGCCGAAATAAAAAAAACTTTGAAACCATTGCCGTTTTAA
- a CDS encoding sulfotransferase, with protein MRLFKKSPKIFCIGHNKTGTTTIETVLKQMGYTKGNQVKGELLLKSWHQRDFKTIIAFCKKAQAFQDIPFSLPYTYQHLDLAFPNAKFILTERDSTEQWYESLTRFHSKLWADGKRIPTATDLKNTPYREQGFAYSFAKNVYGTPDDNIYDENVLKAFYEQYNATVKNYFKSRPEKLVVINVSNAKDYGKLCTFLNQPPIGDDFPWMNKTLDVKRKQ; from the coding sequence ATGCGTTTGTTTAAGAAATCACCCAAGATATTCTGTATTGGTCATAATAAGACGGGAACCACCACCATTGAGACGGTTTTAAAACAAATGGGTTATACCAAAGGAAACCAAGTGAAAGGCGAATTGCTTTTAAAGTCTTGGCATCAACGGGATTTTAAAACCATTATTGCGTTTTGTAAAAAAGCTCAAGCTTTTCAGGATATTCCCTTTTCCCTTCCATATACCTATCAACATTTAGATCTCGCATTTCCAAATGCAAAGTTTATTCTCACGGAGCGGGATTCAACCGAGCAGTGGTATGAATCCTTAACACGCTTTCATTCTAAACTATGGGCTGATGGAAAACGAATTCCTACCGCAACTGATTTGAAAAATACGCCGTATCGTGAGCAAGGTTTTGCTTATAGTTTTGCCAAAAATGTTTACGGTACTCCTGACGATAATATTTACGACGAGAATGTTTTAAAGGCCTTTTATGAGCAGTATAATGCAACGGTTAAAAACTACTTCAAAAGTCGCCCTGAAAAATTAGTGGTAATCAATGTGTCAAATGCCAAAGACTATGGTAAATTGTGTACGTTTTTAAATCAACCACCAATAGGTGATGATTTCCCTTGGATGAATAAAACCTTAGATGTAAAACGAAAGCAGTGA
- a CDS encoding DegT/DnrJ/EryC1/StrS aminotransferase family protein produces the protein MINVTKTFLPPQNDYQALLKKAWETGWMTNRGVLVQELEQKLKEHLQVPNVIAMTNGTLPLQIAIKALGLKGEIITTPFSYVATTSSIVWEGCTPVFVDIHPEYLTIDETKIEAAITPETSAILATHVFGNPCDVEAIEMIAKKHQLKVIYDAAHCFGVTYKGQSIFTYGDVSTCSFHATKLFHTGEGGALVCQPEYYNTMYDHHNFGHDGPEAFHGLGINAKMSEPQAAMGLAVLPYMSHICARRKFVVERYSNGLGSEDIQLLKLRDGVEWNYCYYPVIFKNEAVLMKVKTALEKEAIFARRYFYPSLDTLPYVDHSEPCQLSHKISACVLCLPLYVDLDRQDVDRIIKIINANIC, from the coding sequence GTGATCAACGTAACAAAAACATTTTTGCCACCACAAAACGACTATCAAGCATTATTAAAAAAGGCTTGGGAGACGGGTTGGATGACCAATAGAGGTGTTTTGGTACAAGAATTAGAACAAAAATTAAAAGAGCATCTTCAGGTTCCCAATGTCATTGCCATGACCAATGGGACCTTGCCTTTACAAATCGCCATAAAAGCTTTAGGTCTCAAAGGTGAAATTATTACCACACCCTTCTCTTATGTAGCGACAACAAGCAGTATTGTTTGGGAAGGATGCACTCCGGTATTTGTAGATATCCATCCAGAATATTTAACCATAGATGAGACCAAGATTGAAGCGGCTATTACGCCTGAGACCTCGGCTATTCTAGCAACGCATGTGTTTGGTAATCCCTGTGATGTCGAGGCGATTGAGATGATTGCAAAAAAACACCAATTGAAAGTCATTTATGATGCCGCCCATTGTTTTGGGGTCACCTACAAAGGGCAGTCCATTTTTACTTATGGCGATGTGAGTACGTGTAGCTTTCATGCTACCAAATTATTTCATACTGGAGAAGGAGGCGCGCTCGTATGTCAACCAGAGTATTACAATACAATGTATGACCATCATAATTTTGGGCACGACGGACCCGAAGCTTTTCATGGGCTTGGGATCAACGCTAAAATGAGCGAACCCCAAGCTGCTATGGGTCTTGCGGTTTTGCCGTATATGTCTCATATATGTGCTCGACGTAAATTTGTAGTAGAGCGTTATTCTAATGGATTAGGCTCAGAAGATATTCAGTTATTAAAATTACGTGATGGCGTAGAATGGAACTATTGCTATTACCCAGTAATATTTAAAAATGAAGCGGTTTTGATGAAAGTAAAGACGGCTTTAGAGAAGGAAGCTATTTTTGCAAGACGGTATTTTTATCCAAGTCTCGATACTTTGCCATATGTTGATCATTCAGAACCATGCCAATTATCCCACAAAATTTCGGCATGTGTGTTATGTTTACCACTTTATGTAGATTTAGATCGTCAGGATGTGGATAGAATAATTAAAATAATAAACGCGAATATATGTTAG
- a CDS encoding asparagine synthetase B family protein, with product MQSSIIKQPILPTKQQFAKIDAPHELNLEAICVFAATGFFLDEDTYWKDVVCLSPAHDHHFDEHNRRIKSESNFEWHYSPRDISFEQALEEYVQLLSSITKAQIGDQPVILPLSGGLDSRSQALILKHLKNPVHAFSYAFQDGFPEHKISKHIAEVCDFSFESFKIPKGYLWDCIDDLAQLNHCYSEFTHPRQMAVLNQLKSMKGLFSLGHWGDVLFDKGVPKDTEEKELIPILLKKMLKPGGLELAAQLWQSWNLKGDVKSYVMSRVETSLSNIKIDNLSAKVRAFKTSQWAHRWTTTNLSVFEAAHPISLPYYDQRMIEFICTIPEAYLADRRLQIAHLKQDKALANITWQAQKPFNLNTYPYNKAPYNLPYRIINKAQREFNALMGKPYIQRNFELQFLGSENDEQLRHYLFETSFLEFVPKDIVEQTYHKFKTAHYVRYSHPTSMLLTLSLWHKHFSKS from the coding sequence ATGCAATCGAGTATAATAAAGCAACCAATACTACCTACCAAACAGCAATTTGCGAAAATTGATGCCCCTCATGAGCTCAATTTAGAAGCCATATGTGTGTTTGCGGCAACAGGTTTTTTTCTTGACGAGGATACCTATTGGAAAGATGTAGTGTGTTTGTCTCCGGCCCATGATCATCATTTCGATGAACACAACAGACGTATTAAAAGTGAATCGAACTTTGAATGGCATTACAGTCCGAGAGATATTTCATTTGAACAAGCCTTAGAAGAATATGTGCAATTACTCTCTAGCATCACAAAAGCTCAAATTGGGGATCAGCCTGTAATCTTACCCTTATCTGGTGGTCTCGATAGTCGAAGTCAGGCACTCATTCTAAAACATTTAAAAAACCCTGTTCATGCCTTTAGTTATGCCTTTCAAGATGGGTTTCCTGAACATAAAATAAGCAAACACATTGCTGAGGTTTGTGATTTTAGCTTTGAGTCTTTTAAAATCCCTAAGGGCTATTTATGGGACTGCATTGACGATTTGGCACAACTAAATCACTGCTATTCTGAATTTACACATCCGAGACAAATGGCGGTTTTAAATCAATTAAAATCCATGAAAGGGCTATTTTCTTTGGGACATTGGGGCGATGTGCTCTTTGATAAAGGCGTTCCAAAAGACACAGAAGAAAAGGAGCTTATTCCTATATTGCTAAAGAAAATGCTGAAACCTGGAGGCCTCGAACTCGCAGCGCAATTATGGCAATCTTGGAATCTCAAAGGCGATGTGAAGAGCTATGTGATGTCGAGGGTCGAGACGTCCCTATCAAACATTAAGATTGATAATTTAAGTGCAAAAGTGAGAGCGTTTAAAACCTCACAATGGGCACATCGCTGGACCACAACTAATTTGAGTGTCTTTGAGGCCGCCCACCCCATAAGTTTGCCTTATTATGATCAAAGAATGATTGAATTTATTTGCACAATTCCTGAAGCATACTTGGCTGATAGACGTTTGCAGATTGCACACTTAAAACAGGATAAAGCCCTTGCAAATATCACCTGGCAAGCGCAAAAACCATTCAATTTAAATACCTATCCATATAATAAAGCCCCTTATAATTTACCCTATAGAATTATAAATAAAGCGCAACGAGAGTTTAATGCTTTAATGGGAAAACCATATATACAACGTAATTTTGAATTACAATTCTTAGGCTCTGAAAACGATGAACAGCTGCGTCACTATCTTTTTGAAACGTCATTTTTAGAATTTGTACCGAAAGACATCGTTGAGCAAACGTATCATAAATTTAAAACAGCCCACTATGTGCGGTATTCACATCCAACGAGTATGCTGTTAACCTTGTCGCTATGGCATAAACATTTTTCCAAATCCTAA
- a CDS encoding glycosyltransferase, whose product MSNKPLLSVCMITYNHELYIKQAIEGVLMQETSFDFELIVVDDCSPDNTEIIVNSLIETHPQGSLITYTKQTENKGMYDNFLYALNACKSEFVALCEGDDYWIDPKKLQKQVAFLEANPAFEVCFTNTRVINSNTDIVKDQLMGDDRMEIYEHKDLPIWAPTLTRVFRNRDFSTVPSAPGLDNIMLLWQSKFGKIKLLNTVTSAYRLHSGGVYSAQSEGRRKEHMLVTNLVSLGLIEKALYAKYFGMLFKNLIEIYYLDVTMYSANKLKIKNGYRTYKNDMPLSLRLKIQMVFIFLNMNVIWGYKRNKKFILRVLNKVFIY is encoded by the coding sequence ATGAGCAATAAACCTCTTTTGAGTGTGTGCATGATCACTTATAATCATGAGTTATACATCAAACAGGCTATTGAAGGTGTACTCATGCAAGAGACGTCTTTTGACTTTGAATTAATTGTTGTTGATGATTGTTCACCAGATAACACTGAAATAATTGTTAATAGTCTCATTGAGACACATCCTCAAGGATCATTGATTACCTATACAAAACAGACCGAAAATAAAGGCATGTATGATAATTTTTTATATGCTTTGAACGCCTGTAAATCTGAATTTGTGGCACTCTGTGAAGGCGACGACTATTGGATAGATCCTAAAAAATTACAAAAGCAAGTGGCGTTTTTAGAAGCAAATCCTGCTTTTGAAGTGTGTTTTACAAATACGAGAGTAATCAACTCAAATACTGACATTGTAAAAGACCAATTAATGGGTGACGATCGCATGGAGATATATGAACATAAAGATCTTCCCATTTGGGCACCTACCTTAACTCGAGTATTTCGGAATCGCGATTTTAGTACTGTTCCATCGGCTCCAGGATTAGATAATATCATGTTACTGTGGCAATCTAAATTTGGGAAAATAAAGTTATTAAATACTGTAACCAGTGCCTATCGGTTGCACAGTGGAGGTGTTTATAGCGCCCAATCTGAAGGGCGACGAAAAGAACATATGCTCGTGACGAATCTAGTGAGTTTGGGCTTAATCGAAAAGGCTTTATATGCTAAATATTTTGGGATGCTTTTCAAAAATTTGATTGAAATTTACTATCTCGACGTCACTATGTATAGCGCTAATAAGCTCAAAATTAAAAATGGATATAGAACGTATAAAAATGACATGCCTTTGTCGTTGCGACTGAAGATACAAATGGTTTTTATCTTTTTGAATATGAATGTCATTTGGGGCTACAAACGAAATAAGAAGTTTATATTGAGGGTCTTAAATAAGGTATTTATTTACTAA
- a CDS encoding glycosyltransferase family 2 protein, translating to MNQSTPMISVIIPTYNRAHIIGDTLASIKAQTYPNWECIVVDDGGDDDTALVMGKFTETDHRFRYFSRPENKIKGPCSCRNFGFQKAKGTFINFFDSDDLFKPFAFEHWLKEFHPKTDAVVAKTELVDFNSLTIMKTYEIYSETLLEDFFIGKINFFVCGPLWRQSFLVTQQHLFDEQLTNGDDWDFNLRQLYRNPRLEFLDEALMQNRVHANSLSKERSKLNKLELISYFNSMDCHLKEVKQFENVNSSRVNNYLMSRYSAYLILALKHKFHVHFFLFRRLIIQEFKLSYYCQMLKTTLGYMSYLLFKKGYRFLNFKSREN from the coding sequence ATGAACCAATCAACACCTATGATATCAGTTATTATCCCGACCTATAATCGTGCGCATATTATAGGCGATACCTTGGCGTCAATAAAGGCACAAACCTATCCGAATTGGGAATGTATAGTCGTTGATGATGGCGGTGATGACGACACGGCATTGGTTATGGGAAAATTCACTGAGACCGATCACCGATTCCGTTATTTTTCAAGACCTGAAAATAAAATTAAAGGGCCATGTAGTTGTAGAAATTTTGGGTTTCAAAAAGCAAAAGGTACATTTATTAACTTTTTTGATAGCGACGATCTCTTTAAGCCATTTGCTTTTGAGCATTGGTTGAAAGAGTTTCATCCAAAAACAGATGCTGTGGTGGCTAAAACAGAATTAGTCGATTTCAATAGTCTGACAATAATGAAGACTTATGAGATTTACTCAGAAACCTTATTAGAAGATTTTTTTATTGGTAAGATTAATTTTTTTGTGTGTGGACCATTATGGCGCCAATCGTTCTTAGTGACTCAGCAACATCTATTTGATGAACAATTAACCAATGGTGATGACTGGGATTTCAATCTGAGACAATTATATAGAAATCCTCGACTAGAATTTTTAGATGAGGCACTCATGCAAAATAGAGTGCATGCTAATTCTTTATCTAAAGAACGGTCTAAACTGAACAAATTAGAACTAATATCTTATTTTAATTCCATGGACTGCCACCTAAAAGAAGTGAAGCAATTTGAAAACGTCAATAGTTCCAGGGTTAATAATTATTTGATGTCAAGGTATAGTGCTTATTTGATATTAGCATTAAAGCATAAGTTTCATGTGCATTTTTTCCTATTTCGGAGATTGATTATTCAGGAATTCAAACTAAGTTATTATTGTCAAATGCTAAAGACCACTTTGGGCTATATGTCTTATCTGTTATTTAAAAAAGGATATCGATTTCTTAATTTTAAATCCAGAGAGAATTGA
- a CDS encoding glycosyltransferase family 2 protein, producing MIQEPLISIIIPTFNRAHLIGETLDSILNQSYRNWECIVVDDGSTDNTDTLLKSYTELDPRFKYVKRPNSYLPGGNGARNFGFSMSKGEFINWFDSDDVMNEDLLKFQLSSIKKPEIDVSLCQAVAFKSELTKTKPLKQIAPDSKFTLHNYIINNVVWLTPAALWRRSFLVTMNTLFDEELKAAQEWEFHCRILNKQPNVAVLNIELIYVREHEGSITYDGSDVKRWHYFVARLKLYNNPKIRLDNPTKLYLKGYLLSAFKQFVIHRNFKWAFRAFFNYIMKDSLISVKSKLMAFLFMVSFLVFNKGYHLSKKIK from the coding sequence ATGATTCAAGAACCATTGATATCTATAATCATTCCAACATTCAATCGTGCACATCTAATTGGCGAAACCTTAGATAGTATTTTGAATCAATCCTATCGTAATTGGGAATGCATTGTTGTAGACGATGGCTCAACTGATAATACAGATACGTTGCTAAAAAGCTATACTGAATTAGATCCACGATTCAAATATGTGAAACGTCCAAATTCGTATTTGCCTGGTGGTAATGGTGCTCGTAATTTTGGGTTTTCCATGAGCAAAGGCGAATTCATCAATTGGTTTGATAGTGATGATGTGATGAATGAGGACTTGCTGAAATTTCAATTGTCATCAATTAAAAAACCTGAAATTGATGTTTCCTTGTGTCAAGCAGTTGCATTTAAAAGTGAGTTAACCAAAACGAAACCATTAAAACAAATAGCGCCTGATAGTAAATTTACGTTACATAATTACATAATTAATAATGTGGTTTGGTTAACACCCGCAGCGCTTTGGAGACGAAGTTTTTTAGTAACAATGAACACTTTATTTGATGAAGAATTGAAAGCTGCTCAAGAATGGGAGTTTCATTGTCGCATATTAAATAAGCAGCCAAATGTTGCAGTGCTAAACATAGAGCTTATTTATGTAAGAGAACATGAAGGCAGTATTACTTATGATGGAAGTGATGTAAAGCGATGGCATTATTTTGTAGCACGTCTAAAACTTTATAATAATCCTAAAATACGTTTAGATAATCCCACGAAGCTTTATTTAAAAGGCTATCTTTTATCTGCGTTTAAGCAATTTGTGATTCATCGAAATTTTAAATGGGCGTTTCGTGCCTTTTTTAATTATATTATGAAAGATTCGCTCATTTCTGTAAAATCCAAGTTAATGGCCTTCTTATTTATGGTGTCTTTTTTAGTGTTCAATAAAGGTTATCATTTGTCAAAAAAAATAAAATGA
- a CDS encoding glycosyltransferase, protein MIQDPLVSVCMITYNQDKYIKKALESILMQKTKFSFEVIIGNDSSTDNTDKIIRSLINETASRIIIKYINRKDNIGMTANLTDILGSSRGKYIALCEGDDYWTDPLKLQKQVNFLEENEDYNLCFHEVEILEGEIFLEKNIAKERYNNIKNKSHTLIDLLTQGNFIHTASVMYRNQPVNFPFELKYSSVADYFLHIIYTNSGNIKKLHEKMAVYRLGVGVYSTLNDAQMHTKILNYQSCILSYLTEEPQKEILLKKQLVSLSRVDEVHKKEYLDVNYLAKNVSFKKFFKILITKIKILIR, encoded by the coding sequence ATGATTCAAGATCCGCTTGTTAGTGTTTGTATGATTACTTATAATCAAGATAAGTATATCAAAAAAGCGTTAGAGAGTATATTAATGCAGAAAACTAAATTTAGTTTCGAAGTAATTATCGGGAATGACTCTTCAACGGATAACACTGACAAAATAATTCGTTCTCTAATTAATGAAACAGCAAGTAGAATAATAATTAAATATATCAACCGAAAAGATAATATCGGTATGACTGCAAATCTTACTGATATTCTTGGATCCTCTAGAGGTAAGTATATTGCATTATGTGAAGGGGATGATTATTGGACCGATCCATTAAAACTGCAAAAACAAGTAAATTTTTTAGAAGAAAATGAAGATTATAATCTTTGTTTTCATGAGGTAGAGATTTTGGAAGGTGAAATATTTTTAGAAAAAAATATTGCTAAAGAAAGATATAATAATATCAAAAACAAAAGCCATACTCTAATTGACTTGCTAACTCAAGGTAACTTTATTCATACCGCTTCTGTTATGTACAGAAATCAACCTGTAAATTTTCCTTTTGAATTGAAGTATAGTTCGGTTGCAGATTATTTTTTACACATCATATATACCAATTCAGGAAATATAAAAAAATTACATGAAAAGATGGCAGTTTACAGGCTCGGAGTAGGTGTTTATTCAACATTGAATGATGCGCAAATGCACACCAAAATATTAAATTATCAGTCATGTATTTTGTCATATTTAACTGAGGAACCTCAAAAAGAGATATTATTAAAAAAACAACTTGTCTCTCTGAGTCGAGTTGATGAAGTCCATAAGAAAGAATATTTAGATGTGAACTATCTAGCAAAAAATGTATCTTTTAAAAAGTTTTTTAAAATCCTAATCACCAAAATTAAGATATTGATTAGATGA
- a CDS encoding glycosyltransferase family 2 protein, with the protein MKNIYIVIVTYNGMAWLKQCLDSCKEYRVIVVDNNSSDESVSFIKVNYPDITLLEQDINLGFGQANNLGILYALEKDAEHVFLLNQDAYLVGNVLEKMVSIQQKQPVFGVLSPIHITADKKRLDKNFSSFMLKEQTGQFYSDFVLGNTLKNVYHVPFVNAAGWLISKSCLDTVGGFDPLFFHYGEDDNYCQRVLYHGFHIGVVPNIFIIHDRTERVHKKLIIYTDAYYKKLELSYKVHYGNILSNNHIEKKIHKLERLIVKAILQFKLNRISHYKKELRILKSLRPLIEKSREKNVTKGRHYLQN; encoded by the coding sequence ATGAAAAATATATATATCGTCATCGTTACATATAATGGTATGGCATGGCTGAAGCAATGCCTAGATAGCTGCAAAGAATACCGTGTTATCGTTGTCGATAATAATTCTTCAGATGAATCCGTTAGTTTTATTAAAGTAAACTACCCGGATATAACCTTATTAGAGCAAGATATTAATTTAGGTTTTGGTCAAGCGAATAATTTGGGCATACTGTATGCTCTTGAAAAAGATGCAGAACATGTGTTTTTGCTCAATCAAGATGCCTATTTAGTAGGTAATGTACTCGAAAAGATGGTTAGTATTCAGCAAAAGCAACCTGTATTTGGTGTTCTAAGTCCAATACATATTACTGCTGATAAAAAGAGACTTGATAAAAACTTTTCCTCGTTTATGCTTAAAGAACAAACAGGTCAATTTTATTCAGATTTTGTTTTAGGAAATACTCTTAAAAATGTTTACCACGTTCCGTTCGTAAATGCTGCAGGTTGGTTAATTTCGAAATCTTGTTTAGATACTGTTGGAGGTTTTGATCCTTTGTTTTTTCATTATGGTGAAGATGATAATTATTGTCAGCGTGTATTATATCATGGATTTCATATTGGTGTTGTGCCGAATATTTTTATCATCCATGATAGAACTGAACGGGTTCATAAGAAACTAATTATCTATACTGATGCTTATTATAAGAAGCTAGAGTTAAGTTATAAAGTTCATTATGGGAATATATTGTCTAACAACCATATAGAAAAAAAAATCCACAAGCTCGAACGTTTAATAGTGAAAGCGATATTACAATTTAAGTTAAATCGTATTTCGCATTATAAAAAAGAGCTCAGGATATTAAAAAGTTTAAGGCCATTAATTGAAAAAAGTCGTGAGAAAAATGTCACTAAAGGGAGACATTATTTACAAAATTAA
- a CDS encoding glycosyltransferase family A protein: MKPLISIIIPVYNRSNLIGETLDSILVQTYPNWECIIVDDESTDDTCTVVHEYIQKDARFKLFSKPNKLPKGPSAARNYGYLKSQGDYINWFDSDDLMLANKLEIDIEHLKSGDFDFTISQSSFFVTAGVPKKVFWNPEIWSEDPVNDFIRKQIGWGVNSPLWKRESLERVQLTFDETLLTADDFKYHVQALQNGLQPIIIDKTLVNIREHSERLNEHSNKSPYKLLVYTYLIKNRKALALNPKSIQYLNWHFLRYYSGIVKSKNFRLSFIMLLKCLGHAFKLKTKKKVFQLFCAGLIYYIFGIGYKLLDY; the protein is encoded by the coding sequence TTGAAACCATTAATTTCTATAATTATTCCGGTTTACAATAGATCGAATTTAATTGGGGAGACACTCGATAGTATATTAGTTCAAACCTATCCGAATTGGGAGTGTATTATTGTTGATGATGAATCAACTGATGATACCTGTACCGTTGTGCACGAATATATTCAGAAAGATGCTCGTTTTAAGTTATTTTCCAAACCTAACAAGTTGCCTAAAGGACCATCTGCTGCAAGAAATTATGGGTATTTAAAAAGTCAAGGCGATTACATTAATTGGTTTGATTCTGATGATCTCATGTTGGCCAATAAATTAGAAATAGATATAGAGCATCTCAAATCGGGTGACTTTGATTTTACAATTAGCCAATCTTCTTTTTTTGTTACTGCAGGAGTGCCAAAAAAGGTGTTTTGGAACCCAGAAATTTGGAGTGAAGACCCAGTAAATGATTTTATCAGAAAACAGATTGGATGGGGTGTCAATTCGCCATTGTGGAAACGCGAAAGTTTGGAGCGTGTGCAACTCACGTTTGATGAGACACTGCTTACAGCAGATGATTTTAAGTATCATGTGCAGGCCTTGCAAAATGGATTACAGCCAATTATCATAGATAAAACTTTGGTCAATATCCGTGAGCATTCCGAGCGGTTAAATGAGCACAGTAATAAATCACCTTATAAACTTTTAGTATACACCTATTTAATAAAAAATAGGAAGGCCTTAGCTTTAAACCCAAAATCAATTCAATACTTAAACTGGCATTTTCTAAGATATTATTCAGGGATTGTTAAAAGTAAAAATTTCAGGTTAAGCTTTATAATGCTATTAAAATGCCTAGGGCATGCATTTAAACTTAAAACCAAAAAGAAAGTCTTTCAATTGTTTTGTGCTGGTCTTATATATTATATTTTTGGAATAGGATATAAGTTATTGGACTATTAA